A genomic window from Camelina sativa cultivar DH55 chromosome 2, Cs, whole genome shotgun sequence includes:
- the LOC104733803 gene encoding cytokinin dehydrogenase 3-like isoform X2, protein MASNSFRSQIHLGVIIILIIITLLTPITTYNTSPQPWNILSHDDFAGKLTTASSSIESAATDFGHVTKIFPSAVLNPSSVEDITDLLKLSYDSQPSFTLAARGHGHSHRGQASAKDGVVVNMRSMVNRDRGIKVSRTGLYADVDAAWLWIEVLNKTLELGLTPVSWTDYLYLTVGGTLSNAGISGQTFRYGPQITNVQEMDVITGKGESATCSKDMNSDLFFAALGGLGQFGIITRARIKLEVAPKRAKWFRFLYIDFSEFTRDQERLISETDGLDFLEGSVMLDRGPPDNWRSTYYPPSDHLRIVSMVKRRRVIYCLEVVKYYDETSQYTVNEEMEELGESLNFVKGFMYEKDVTYMDFLNRVRTGELSLKSKGQWDVPHPWLNLFVPKSQISKFDHGVFKGIILRNNITSGPVLVYPMNRNKWNDRMSAAIPEEDVFYAVGFLRSADFDDWEAYDRENMEILKFCEDANMRVIQYLPYHSSQEGWVRHFGPRWNIFLERKYKYDPKMILSPGQNIFQ, encoded by the exons atggcgAGTAACAGTTTTCGTTCGCAAATTCATCTTggagtaataataattttaatcatcATTACTCTTTTAACTCCGATCACAACCTACAACACATCACCACAACCATGGAATATTCTTTCCCATGACGACTTTGCCGGAAAGCTcaccaccgcctcctcctccatcgAATCAGCCGCAACAGATTTTGGCCACGTCACCAAAATCTTCCCATCCGCCGTCTTAAACCCTTCCTCCGTCGAGGACATCACTGATCTCCTAAAACTCTCTTATGACTCTCAACCCTCTTTCACTCTAGCTGCTCGTGGCCACGGACATAGCCACCGTGGCCAAGCCTCGGCTAAAGACGGAGTTGTGGTTAACATGCGGTCAATGGTAAACCGGGATCGAGGCATCAAGGTGTCTAGGACCGGTTTATATGCTGACGTGGACGCTGCTTGGCTTTGGATTGAGGTGTTGAACAAAACGTTGGAGTTAGGGTTAACGCCTGTTTCTTGGACGGATTATTTGTATTTAACGGTCGGTGGAACGTTATCTAACGCCGGAATCAGTGGACAGACGTTTCGGTACGGTCCACAGATCACTAATGTTCAAGAGATGGATGTTATTACAG gAAAGGGAGAGAGTGCAACTTGTTCCAAAGATATGAACTCGGATCTTTTCTTCGCCGCGTTAGGAG GTTTGGGTCAATTTGGAATAATCACAAGAGCCCGGATTAAACTCGAAGTAGCTCCGAAAAGG GCCAAGTGGTTTAGGTTTCTATACATAGATTTCTCCGAATTCACAAGAGATCAAGAACGGTTGATATCAGAAACGGACGGTTTAGATTTCTTGGAAGGTTCCGTTATGCTGGACCGTGGCCCACCGGATAACTGGAGATCCACGTATTATCCACCGTCCGATCACTTGAGAATCGTCTCAATGGTCAAACGACGTCGTGTCATCTACTGCCTCGAAGTCGTCAAGTATTACGACGAAACGTCTCAATACACAGTCAACGAG GAAATGGAGGAGTTAGGCGAGAGTCTAAACTTTGTAAAAGGGTTTATGTACGAGAAAGATGTGACGTATATGGATTTCTTAAACCGGGTTCGAACCGGAGAGCTAAGCCTGAAATCCAAAGGCCAATGGGATGTTCCACATCCATGGCTCAATCTTTTCGtaccaaaatctcaaatttcaaaattcgATCATGGTGTTTTTAAGGGTATTATCCTAAGAAATAACATCACTAGCGGTCCCGTTCTTGTTTATCCCATGAATCGCAACAA GTGGAATGATCGGATGTCAGCTGCTATACCTGAAGAAGATGTGTTTTATGCGGTCGGTTTTTTGCGATCCGCAGATTTTGACGATTGGGAGGCTTACGATAGAGAAAATATGGAAATACTGAAGTTTTGTGAGGATGCTAATATGAGGGTTATACAATATCTTCCTTATCATTCATCACAAGAAGGATGGGTTAGACATTTTGGTCCGAGGTGGAATATTTTCTTAGAGAGAAAGTACAAATATGATCCCAAGATGATATTATCCCCGGGACAAAACATATTTCAATAA
- the LOC104733782 gene encoding nucleosome assembly protein 1;3: MSNDKDNFNVSDLTAALKDEDRAGLVNALKNKLQNLAGQHSDVLENLTPKIRRRVEVLREIQGKHDEIESKFREERAALEAKYQKLYQPLYTKRYDIVNGATDVEGAPEDTKMDQGDDKTAEEKGVPSFWLTALKNNDVISEEITERDEGALIYLKDIKWCKIEEPKGFKLEFFFDQNPYFKNTLLTKAYHMIDEDEPLLEKAIGTEIDWYPGKCLTQKILKKKPKKGAKNAKPITKTEDCESFFNFFNPPQVPDDDEDIDEDRAEELQNLMEQDYDIGSTIREKIIPHAVSWFTGEAIEGEEFEIDNDDEEDIDEDEDEDEEDDEDDEEEDDEDEEEEVSKTKKKPSVLHKKGGRPQLNDGQQGERPPECKQQ; this comes from the exons ATGAGCAACGATAAGGACAATTTCAATGTCAGCGATCTCACTGCTg ctctTAAAGATGAGGATCGAGCAGGTCTTGTTAACGCTCTCAAG aACAAGCTGCAGAATCTAGCTGGACAGCATTCCGATGTACTCGAGAATCTGACTCCTAAAATCAGAAGACGTGTTGAGGTCTTGCGGGAGATTCAG GGCAAACATGATGAAATAGAGTCAAAGTTCCGAGAGGAAAGAGCTGCTCTTGAAGCCAAGTATCAAAAGTTATATCAGCCTTTGTATACCAAG CGTTATGATATTGTGAATGGAGCTACTGACGTTGAAGGGGCTCCAGAGGATACTAAGATGGACCAAGGAGACGACAAAACTGCAGAAG AGAAAGGAGTCCCTAGTTTCTGGTTGACCGCCCTGAAAAACAACGATGTTATATCTGAGGAG ATCACTGAGCGTGATGAAGGAGCCCTTATATATCTTAAAGATATTAAGTGGTGCAAGATTGAAGAACCAAAGGGATTCAAACTTGAGTTTTTCTTCGACCAGAATCCTTACTTCAAAAACACCCTATTAACAAAGGCATATCATATGATCGATGAAGATGAGCCTCTGCTTGAGAAGGCTATTGG GACAGAGATTGATTGGTATCCTGGAAAATGCTTAACTCAGAAGATTCTTAAGAAGAAGCCTAAGAAAGGTGCGAAGAATGCCAAGCCAATCACCAAGACTGAAGATTGTGAaagcttcttcaacttcttcaaccCTCCTCAAGTTCCTGATGATGACGAAGACATTGATGAGGACAGA GCTGAGGAACTTCAGAATCTGATGGAACAAGACTATGACATTGG TTCTACAATCCGGGAGAAGATTATACCTCATGCTGTCTCATGGTTCACTGGTGAGGCTATTGAGGGAGAGGAGTTTGAGATAGACAATGACGATGAAGAGGATAttgatgaagacgaagatgaggatgaagaagatgatgaggatgatgaagaagaagacgacgaagatgaggaggaagaagtaaGCAAGACCAAAAAGAAG CCATCAGTCTTACACAAG AAAGGAGGAAGACCTCAACTTAACGATGGGCAACAAGGAGAGAGGCCTCCTGAGTGCAAGCAACAGTAA
- the LOC104733766 gene encoding zinc finger CCCH domain-containing protein 65-like, protein MESSVATFPNRRKHLPNRTYRSLIHHLCSSFDREPRVSLATPAVLQELVLRTDISQASPGETCKPPENSPVVEPRSNGVSDESRGEKVETISQEKILMLGDVFDGIDLQDATVSSRHKDFFDDFELMINGSQGFVPESCVNIFEALDVNDYNGDGIVASLDDISKQPLDIVENVVEKPDIATEVQVEPVESDKKAEEVPKPAEVISSGVLEACNEIVQREMELEKPVDDSTQVLVDSVPVFVEDDDVEEGEISGDENDDMLVGDDEPVVRLEESHVSEEVIGNSHLTSYESFEKKLVVEVSNVDNRAKKCDQIFSDEAKNNPGTSIKKRSAPSKDAKARKRAKDRKKRAQERIALGVKKLKLKPVAPKPKPIKYCRHYIKGRCHEGDKCKFSHDIIPETKSSPCCYFATQSCMKGDDCPYDHDLSKYPCNNFITKGFCHRGDSCLFSHKGTPQSASDTSNVNVTASSNVNVTASSTNIAAASFSPQKTNKQSVREAIARIPAIQARVSSSVAFLKPLGQSNQRNSSDASSSKINEHAKPPQVPPLRKPSVAPKGMSFLSSDSTVKPSPASKPNTDNSDNQTLKQSQQGSFLPVVPPKGISFLSVNREPQEPASSRNLKTTPNSHIQSSLHSAMKLAAEFESAKVERRSNEPVEAINKGDGKVNTSVTRNSGNVSSQILEFLSSFSHGKN, encoded by the exons ATGGAATCTTCCGTCGCTACGTTTCCTAACCGACGCAAGCATCTGCCGAATCGGACTTATCGCTCTTTGATTCATCATCTCTGCTCGAGTTTCGATCGGGAGCCTCGAGTTTCTCTTGCCACACCGGCCGTTCTTCAGGAGCTGGTCTTAAGAACTG ATATTTCTCAAGCGTCTCCTGGAGAAACTTGCAAACCGCCGGAGAATTCACCAGTGGTGGAACCAAGATCTAATGGCGTGTCTGATGAGTCAAGAGGTGAGAAGGTGGAAACAATTTCACAGGAAAAAATTTTGATGCTTGGAGATGTTTTCGATGGAATTGACTTACAAGATGCAACTGTTAGTAGTAGACACAAAGATTTTTTCGATGACTTTGAGCTTATGATAAATGGAAGCCAAGGCTTTGTTCCAGAAAGTTGTGTGAATATCTTTGAGGCATTAGATGTGAATGACTATAATGGTGATGGTATAGTTGCGTCACTTGATGATATCTCGAAACAACCACTTGATATTGTTGAAAATGTGGTGGAGAAGCCTGATATTGCCACTGAAGTTCAAGTAGAACCAGTTGAAAGTGATAAAAAGGCAGAGGAGGTTCCTAAACCAGCTGAAGTTATAAGTTCTGGAGTTTTGGAAGCTTGTAATGAAATAGTTCAAAGAGAGATGGAATTGGAGAAACCTGTTGATGACAGTACTCAGGTTTTGGTTGATTCCGTGCCTGTgtttgttgaagatgatgatgtagaagaaggagagataTCTGGGGATGAGAATGATGATATGCTTGTAGGAGATGATGAACCAGTCGTAAGGCTTGAAGAGTCTCATGTCTCAGAAGAAGTGATTGGTAACAGCCATCTCACAAGTTATGAGAGTTTTGAAAAAAAGCTGGTTGTTGAGGTATCGAATGTAGATAATCGAGCCAAGAAGTGTGATCAAATTTTCAGTGATGAAGCAAAG AACAATCCTGGAACCTCCATTAAAAAAAGGTCTGCGCCTTCTAAAGACGCAAAAGCTAGAAAGAGG GCAAAAGATAGGAAGAAAAGAGCTCAAGAGCGTATAGCCCTTGGCGTGAAAAAGCTGAAACTTAAACCAGTAGCTCCAAAACCCAAGCCTATAAAATATTGTCGACACTATATCAAGGGACGGTGCCATGAG GGAGATAAATGCAAATTTTCACATGATATAATCCCGGAAACCAAATCTTCG ccttgCTGCTACTTTGCAACCCAGTCATGCATGAAAGGAGATGATTGTCCGTACGATCATGATCTCTCCAAATACCCatgcaataattttattacCAAAGGTTTCTGCCACAGGGGTGATAGTTGTTTATTTTCGCACAAG GGTACTCCACAATCTGCTTCAGACACATCGAATGTCAATGTAACAGCGTCATCGAATGTCAATGTAACAGCGTCATCAACTAACATCGCTGCAGCGTCTTTCTCGCCtcagaaaacaaataaacaatctGTAAGAGAAGCCATAGCCAGAATACCGGCGATCCAAGCAAGAGTTTCAAGCTCTGTTGCGTTTTTGAAGCCTTTGGGTCAATCTAACCAACGAAACTCATCTGATGCATCATCTTCTAAGATCAACGAACATGCAAAACCACCACAGGTTCCTCCTTTGAGAAAACCATCCGTTGCTCCGAAGGGTATGAGTTTTCTCTCTTCAGACAGTACGGTGAAACCATCTCCTGCGTCCAAGCCAAACACAGACAACTCTGATAATCAGACATTGAAGCAGTCACAACAGGGAAGCTTTCTTCCTGTGGTGCCTCCAAAAGGAATCAGTTTTTTATCTGTGAATCGAGAGCCTCAAGAACCAGCAAGTAGTAGAAATCTCAAGACAACGCCCAACTCACACATTCAAAGTTCTCTACACTCAGCCATGAAACTCGCTGCAGAATTTGAATCCGCCAAAGTTGAAAGACGCAGCAATGAGCCTGTAGAAGCTATAAATAAGGGTGATGGTAAAGTTAACACGTCTGTAACCAGAAACTCAGGGAACGTATCCTCTCAGATTCTTGAGTTCTTGTCGAGCTTCAGTCACGGCAAAAACTga
- the LOC104733803 gene encoding cytokinin dehydrogenase 3-like isoform X1 produces the protein MASNSFRSQIHLGVIIILIIITLLTPITTYNTSPQPWNILSHDDFAGKLTTASSSIESAATDFGHVTKIFPSAVLNPSSVEDITDLLKLSYDSQPSFTLAARGHGHSHRGQASAKDGVVVNMRSMVNRDRGIKVSRTGLYADVDAAWLWIEVLNKTLELGLTPVSWTDYLYLTVGGTLSNAGISGQTFRYGPQITNVQEMDVITGKGEIATCSKYMNSDLFFAALGGLGQFGIITRARIKLEVAPKRAKWFRFLYIDFSEFTRDQERLISETDGLDFLEGSVMLDRGPPDNWRSTYYPPSDHLRIVSMVKRRRVIYCLEVVKYYDETSQYTVNEEMEELGESLNFVKGFMYEKDVTYMDFLNRVRTGELSLKSKGQWDVPHPWLNLFVPKSQISKFDHGVFKGIILRNNITSGPVLVYPMNRNKWNDRMSAAIPEEDVFYAVGFLRSADFDDWEAYDRENMEILKFCEDANMRVIQYLPYHSSQEGWVRHFGPRWNIFLERKYKYDPKMILSPGQNIFQ, from the exons atggcgAGTAACAGTTTTCGTTCGCAAATTCATCTTggagtaataataattttaatcatcATTACTCTTTTAACTCCGATCACAACCTACAACACATCACCACAACCATGGAATATTCTTTCCCATGACGACTTTGCCGGAAAGCTcaccaccgcctcctcctccatcgAATCAGCCGCAACAGATTTTGGCCACGTCACCAAAATCTTCCCATCCGCCGTCTTAAACCCTTCCTCCGTCGAGGACATCACTGATCTCCTAAAACTCTCTTATGACTCTCAACCCTCTTTCACTCTAGCTGCTCGTGGCCACGGACATAGCCACCGTGGCCAAGCCTCGGCTAAAGACGGAGTTGTGGTTAACATGCGGTCAATGGTAAACCGGGATCGAGGCATCAAGGTGTCTAGGACCGGTTTATATGCTGACGTGGACGCTGCTTGGCTTTGGATTGAGGTGTTGAACAAAACGTTGGAGTTAGGGTTAACGCCTGTTTCTTGGACGGATTATTTGTATTTAACGGTCGGTGGAACGTTATCTAACGCCGGAATCAGTGGACAGACGTTTCGGTACGGTCCACAGATCACTAATGTTCAAGAGATGGATGTTATTACAG gAAAAGGAGAGATTGCAACTTGTTCCAAATATATGAACTCGGACCTTTTCTTCGCCGCGTTAGGAGGTTTGGGTCAATTTGGAATAATCACAAGAGCCCGGATTAAACTCGAAGTAGCTCCGAAAAGG GCCAAGTGGTTTAGGTTTCTATACATAGATTTCTCCGAATTCACAAGAGATCAAGAACGGTTGATATCAGAAACGGACGGTTTAGATTTCTTGGAAGGTTCCGTTATGCTGGACCGTGGCCCACCGGATAACTGGAGATCCACGTATTATCCACCGTCCGATCACTTGAGAATCGTCTCAATGGTCAAACGACGTCGTGTCATCTACTGCCTCGAAGTCGTCAAGTATTACGACGAAACGTCTCAATACACAGTCAACGAG GAAATGGAGGAGTTAGGCGAGAGTCTAAACTTTGTAAAAGGGTTTATGTACGAGAAAGATGTGACGTATATGGATTTCTTAAACCGGGTTCGAACCGGAGAGCTAAGCCTGAAATCCAAAGGCCAATGGGATGTTCCACATCCATGGCTCAATCTTTTCGtaccaaaatctcaaatttcaaaattcgATCATGGTGTTTTTAAGGGTATTATCCTAAGAAATAACATCACTAGCGGTCCCGTTCTTGTTTATCCCATGAATCGCAACAA GTGGAATGATCGGATGTCAGCTGCTATACCTGAAGAAGATGTGTTTTATGCGGTCGGTTTTTTGCGATCCGCAGATTTTGACGATTGGGAGGCTTACGATAGAGAAAATATGGAAATACTGAAGTTTTGTGAGGATGCTAATATGAGGGTTATACAATATCTTCCTTATCATTCATCACAAGAAGGATGGGTTAGACATTTTGGTCCGAGGTGGAATATTTTCTTAGAGAGAAAGTACAAATATGATCCCAAGATGATATTATCCCCGGGACAAAACATATTTCAATAA
- the LOC104733789 gene encoding putative transcription factor bHLH041, with amino-acid sequence MDAFFLMDDSNTRKQLIASLAHAFGCVYVCLWSYYFPRPSNYLISMDAFYNEASQEPPSSSSSSSSRSLARSLLLEYRQSLIPLHNGHVPSMAFMNNLPYVEIRQQEIQRLPYNDAQRLFYQEAKIQTVIFMGCRSGEIELGMTYDAANMKIEESLREWFPEDFNRNSSPINSDYLRPPRHPSTSSSSLSPNNVSEYSSLLFPLIPKPSTTTDAVNAPVHQLLAPINMIHQQLQQQEPLFRNREREEEAMTQAILAVLRGSSSPPSTSSSPLRKGRATAFKRYYCMISGGGRVPPPSMRKQSMMKRAITFYNRLNIQRRERFVRENATMAGDGSGGSGGAGRSPSTTQLHHMISERKRREKLNESFQALRSLLPPGTKKDKASVLTIAREQLSSLQGEISKLLKRNRELEAKLAGEREIGNDLQPDERFNICIRHIPESTSRERMLDLRVVLREDIISVDDLMIRLLEFLKQINNVSLVSIEARSRARDSSVVLVSLRLKIEGEWDESAFQEAVRRVVADLAH; translated from the exons ATGGACGCATTCTTCTTAATGGATGATTCGAATACACGGAAACAGTTAATCGCGTCTCTAGCTCATGCTTTCGGATGCGTTTATGTTTGTCTATGGTCTTATTATTTTCCACGGCCTTCTAA CTATTTGATATCAATGGATGCATTTTACAATGAAGCTTCTCAAgaaccaccttcttcttcttcttcttcttcttctcgaagTTTAGCTAGAAGCTTGCTCCTTGAGTATCGCCAATCTCTTATCCCTCTCCATAATGG GCATGTACCAAGCATGGCGTTCATGAACAATCTTCCATACGTAGAGATTCGACAACAAGAAATTCAAAGGCTTCCTTATAACGACGCACAACGTCTCTTCTATCAG GAAGCCAAGATTCAG ACGGTGATATTCATGGGTTGCCGTAGCGGCGAGATCGAACTCGGAATGACGTATGATGCTGCAAAt ATGAAAATAGAAGAAAGTCTTCGAGAATGGTTCCCTGAAGATTTCAATAGAAACTCTTCTCCGATAAACTCCGACTATCTCCGGCCACCGCGTCATCCatctacatcttcttcttctcttagtCCCAACAACGTCTCCGAATATTCCTCTCTTTTATTCCCACTCATCCCTAAACCTTCAACGACGACTGACGCGGTTAACGCTCCGGTACATCAACTGCTAGCTCCGATCAATATGATCCACcaacaactacaacaacaaGAGCCTTTGTTCCGTAACCGTGAACGTGAGGAAGAAGCAATGACGCAAGCTATCTTAGCGGTTTTACGGGGGTCGTCAAGTCCTCCGTCTACTTCTTCCTCACCGCTACGTAAAGGAAGAGCCACCGCTTTTAAAAGATATTACTGCATGATTAGTGGCGGAGGTAGAGTGCCGCCGCCTAGTATGCGGAAGCAAAGCATGATGAAAAGAGCGATTACGTTTTACAATAGGCTTAACATTCAACGGAGAGAGCGTTTTGTTAGGGAAAACGCTACTATGGCCGGAGATGGAAGCGGTGGAAGTGGCGGGGCTGGACGTTCGCCATCCACGACGCAGTTGCATCATATGATATCGGAGAGGAAACGGCGAGAGAAGCTTAATGAGAGCTTTCAAGCATTGAGATCTCTCCTTCCTCCGGGAACTAAG AAAGATAAAGCATCGGTCCTCACCATTGCAAGAGAGCAACTATCTTCTTTGCAAGGCGAGATTTCAAAACTCCTAAAGAGAAATCGGGAGCTAGAGGCGAAGCTAGccggagaaagagagattggaaATGATTTACAACCCGATGAGAGGTTTAACATTTGTATAAGACATATACCGGAATCAACATCTAGAGAGAGGATGTTGGATCTAAGAGTCGTTCTAAGAGAAGACATCATTAGTGTTGACGATTTGATGATAAGGCTTCTCGAATTCTTGAAGCAAATCAACAATGTGAGCTTAGTATCAATCGAAGCTCGAAGTCGAGCTAGAGATAGTTCGGTTGTTCTTGTGAGCTTAAGGCTCAAGATTGAG GGTGAATGGGACGAATCAGCCTTCCAGGAAGCAGTCAGAAGGGTTGTTGCTGACTTGGCTCACTGA
- the LOC104733775 gene encoding 30S ribosomal protein S16-2, chloroplastic/mitochondrial, with protein sequence MVVRIRLSRFGCKNRPFFRVMAADSRSPRDGKHLEVLGYFNPLPGQDGGKRMGLKFDRIKYWLSVGAQPSDPVQRLLFRSGLLPPPPMVAMGRKGGPRDTRPVDPMTGRYVDTENNNKTVNDNQPKEEEDKSA encoded by the exons ATGGTTGTAAGGATCAGATTATCGAGATTCGGATGCAAAAATCGGCCATTTTTTCGGGTGATGGCCGCAGATAGCAGATCCCCAAGAGACGGGAAGCATCTTGAGGTCTTGGGTTACTTCAATCCTTTGCCAG GCCAGGACGGTGGTAAGAGAATGGGTCTGAAGTTCGATCGAATTAA GTACTGGTTATCTGTTGGTGCTCAGCCATCAGACCCGGTTCAGCGTCTCCTTTTCAGATCAGGTttacttcctcctcctccaatggTAGCTATGGGACGTAAAGGTGGACCAAGAGACACTCGCCCTGTTGATCCAATGACTGGTCGCTATGTGGATACAGAGAATAATAACAAAACAGTTAATGATAACCAGCCtaaggaagaggaagacaagAGTGCATGA